Proteins co-encoded in one Bremerella sp. TYQ1 genomic window:
- a CDS encoding glutaredoxin family protein: MSSNSNPQYDASVVIYTREGCHCCDNAVGLVQNFVSDITLVDIDADPVLTQKFNTTVPVVEINGKVRFRGKVSPMLLRRVLEAEAKPIDTKISS, encoded by the coding sequence GTGAGTTCCAATTCCAATCCACAATATGACGCTTCGGTCGTTATCTATACGCGTGAGGGATGTCATTGTTGCGATAACGCGGTAGGTTTGGTCCAAAATTTCGTTTCGGACATTACGTTAGTCGATATCGATGCGGACCCTGTTCTTACGCAGAAATTTAACACCACCGTTCCTGTCGTCGAAATAAACGGCAAAGTCCGCTTTCGTGGCAAAGTATCGCCCATGCTGCTTCGTCGCGTTCTCGAAGCAGAAGCCAAGCCGATCGACACGAAGATCTCTTCCTAA
- a CDS encoding serine/threonine-protein kinase encodes MPPVVDSQRFIELIGKSKLVQETVLEEAVQELRASNEGELPAEIDVLQKYFVEKDLLTSWHCEKLRNGKYKGFFLSKYRLLKHLGTGGMSSVYLAEHTLMNRKVAIKVLPRRRVNDASYLARFHLEAQAAAHLDHPNIVRAFDVDNEDNTHYIVMEYVPGKDLQQVVRENGPVPFEAAADYIAQAADGLQHAHDKEVVHRDIKPANLLLDDRGVVKILDMGLARIKQDDKASLTIAHEENVLGTADYLAPEQAVNSHKVDHRVDIYSLGCSLYYLLTGHPPFPEGSLAQRIAKHQSVMPDKIKKSRPNCPPSLQKICEKMIAKQPEDRFTNASEVAAELRSWMETRGTEPTHADEQPGSAILSVAAQQAADRSRAAHQSSRRTGPSGQSGGSTYDVDDLLPPDMRDSPSSSKFDPAIGDTVADRSNDTSPRPNPPRPASPGTDSLPVAKPLDNDDANEFYSNAPASTSSSSLFDSQEFAGEDPFAMDVPASDVGGSLLISSAELKQQAEERQAAEAKKRRAASQSSVTDNVDLNATVQGIPAIIWIVVAVLFMLIGILIAISYQTAEEDSQPKDIKKVNLEARTS; translated from the coding sequence ATGCCACCGGTTGTTGATTCGCAGCGTTTTATCGAGCTGATCGGAAAGAGCAAGCTCGTCCAGGAAACCGTTCTCGAAGAAGCGGTTCAAGAGCTACGCGCTAGCAACGAAGGAGAACTTCCCGCCGAAATCGATGTGCTTCAGAAGTACTTCGTCGAGAAGGATTTGCTGACATCTTGGCACTGTGAGAAACTCCGAAACGGCAAATATAAAGGCTTCTTCCTCTCCAAGTACCGTCTGCTGAAGCACTTGGGTACCGGCGGGATGAGTAGCGTTTACTTGGCCGAGCATACCCTGATGAACCGCAAAGTAGCCATTAAAGTGCTACCGCGACGCAGGGTTAACGACGCTTCGTACCTGGCCCGATTCCACTTGGAAGCTCAAGCGGCCGCCCATTTGGACCATCCGAACATCGTCCGCGCCTTCGACGTCGATAACGAAGACAATACACATTACATCGTGATGGAGTATGTCCCTGGGAAAGATCTCCAGCAGGTTGTCCGCGAAAATGGCCCGGTTCCTTTCGAAGCGGCCGCCGATTATATCGCTCAAGCTGCCGATGGTTTGCAGCATGCTCATGATAAAGAGGTCGTTCACCGTGACATTAAGCCAGCGAATCTTTTGCTGGATGATCGGGGTGTCGTCAAGATTCTGGACATGGGACTGGCTCGAATCAAACAGGACGATAAAGCCTCGCTGACGATCGCCCACGAAGAAAACGTGCTCGGCACGGCCGACTATTTGGCTCCTGAACAAGCGGTCAACAGCCATAAAGTAGATCATCGAGTCGATATTTATAGTCTCGGCTGTTCCTTATATTACCTGTTGACCGGACATCCTCCATTTCCGGAAGGCAGCTTAGCTCAGCGGATCGCGAAGCATCAAAGCGTGATGCCGGATAAAATTAAGAAGTCACGGCCCAACTGCCCTCCTTCGCTGCAAAAAATCTGCGAGAAGATGATCGCCAAGCAGCCTGAGGATCGGTTTACCAACGCTTCGGAAGTGGCCGCGGAACTGCGATCCTGGATGGAAACACGCGGAACCGAACCGACACACGCTGACGAACAGCCTGGTTCCGCCATTCTTTCCGTTGCGGCTCAACAAGCTGCCGATCGCTCGCGTGCGGCTCATCAGTCCAGCCGCCGAACCGGTCCTTCCGGACAATCTGGCGGGTCAACGTATGACGTCGATGACTTGCTGCCGCCTGACATGCGGGACTCCCCTTCCTCAAGTAAGTTCGATCCGGCCATTGGAGATACGGTGGCCGATCGATCGAACGATACGTCGCCGCGGCCCAACCCTCCGCGACCTGCGAGTCCCGGAACCGATTCCCTTCCGGTCGCGAAGCCGCTCGATAACGACGATGCAAACGAATTCTATTCCAATGCTCCTGCGTCGACTTCCAGTTCGTCGCTCTTCGATTCGCAAGAGTTCGCGGGAGAAGATCCTTTCGCGATGGACGTACCTGCGAGTGACGTGGGTGGTTCGCTGTTGATCTCTTCGGCAGAACTAAAACAACAAGCGGAAGAACGCCAAGCCGCCGAAGCCAAGAAACGGCGTGCGGCGTCTCAATCCAGCGTCACGGATAACGTTGATCTCAACGCGACCGTGCAGGGGATTCCAGCAATTATCTGGATCGTCGTCGCTGTGCTCTTCATGCTCATCGGTATTTTGATTGCCATCAGCTATCAAACAGCCGAAGAGGATTCGCAGCCGAAAGACATCAAAAAGGTCAATCTTGAAGCTCGAACATCTTAG
- a CDS encoding c-type cytochrome domain-containing protein: protein MSKSPTLTTAVILLVLGFTLASTAQGAPNEEQRMQLQALKLDIRKTSNFLKRGMVTESVELVRDIQSRMEKLGVAGDAEVTAELQKLAESLAVSHGILELEGYTLKPLTASAVAPAGEMMFNVPAAPGTPPAAPAPLPTTFPTANISFTKHVAPILIARCGNCHVTGSRGGFAANTFENLMKGPAAGTVIFPGDDIGSRLIETIESGDMPRGGGSVRPPELTALKTWIKEGAKFDGTDPKAPIGQSGAAANPAAMMELEVMSASGNEQVSFGMDVAGVLANRCVNCHSGNNPPGGLGMDNFARFIRGGDSGAPFVPGKPEDSMIVRLIKATGNGRMPRNGPPLSADQIAKIETWIREGGKFDGDSANDETMQRINQIALAKKATHEQLAAMRAESSQQKWSLGMPNVTSAKVDGSNFLAFGTMGEETLKQYVTEADKSADKVRTILKIPAGQPLVKGKMTLYFFNKRYDYAEFGNMTERRDLPANWKGHYRYDVTDAYGSIQVPSEDEYELDVLLGQLIASSHIAALGNGSVPEWFADGVGRVVASRMSKKDPRVVEWDNQIESALATMNKPDDFVMNRLSPDQTSVVSYAFLKAIMGRGNSFDAMMNSLRQGTEFDEAFQSAFNMTPSQLAQAWAASGRR, encoded by the coding sequence TTGTCCAAATCCCCTACCCTCACCACGGCGGTCATTCTCCTTGTTCTGGGTTTCACGCTTGCCTCGACAGCGCAAGGGGCACCGAATGAAGAACAGCGAATGCAGCTTCAGGCATTGAAGCTTGATATTCGCAAGACTTCGAATTTCCTGAAACGCGGCATGGTGACCGAGTCGGTTGAACTCGTTCGTGATATTCAGTCACGCATGGAGAAGCTCGGCGTCGCAGGCGATGCCGAAGTAACCGCCGAACTTCAAAAACTTGCCGAAAGTCTGGCGGTCTCGCACGGCATACTAGAACTCGAAGGTTATACGCTTAAACCACTTACCGCGTCGGCTGTTGCCCCGGCCGGTGAAATGATGTTCAACGTTCCCGCTGCTCCGGGAACCCCACCGGCAGCCCCGGCACCTCTTCCGACCACGTTTCCCACCGCCAATATCAGCTTCACAAAACATGTCGCACCGATCTTGATTGCCCGCTGCGGTAATTGCCACGTCACCGGCAGCCGAGGTGGCTTCGCTGCGAATACGTTCGAGAATCTCATGAAGGGTCCTGCCGCTGGTACGGTGATTTTTCCTGGCGATGACATTGGCAGTCGATTGATTGAGACGATTGAATCGGGCGACATGCCTCGCGGTGGCGGAAGCGTTCGTCCCCCTGAACTGACCGCACTCAAGACATGGATCAAAGAAGGAGCCAAGTTCGACGGCACGGACCCGAAAGCTCCGATTGGCCAGTCTGGCGCCGCGGCAAATCCAGCGGCCATGATGGAACTGGAAGTGATGTCGGCCAGCGGAAACGAGCAAGTCAGCTTCGGGATGGACGTTGCCGGTGTCTTGGCCAATCGCTGCGTGAACTGCCATAGCGGCAATAATCCGCCAGGCGGCTTGGGAATGGATAACTTCGCTCGCTTCATCCGCGGTGGCGACAGTGGTGCTCCATTCGTACCCGGCAAGCCGGAAGACAGCATGATCGTCCGCTTGATCAAAGCCACCGGAAATGGCCGCATGCCACGAAACGGCCCACCGCTCTCGGCCGACCAGATCGCCAAGATTGAAACGTGGATTCGCGAAGGTGGAAAGTTCGACGGCGACTCAGCCAACGACGAGACCATGCAGCGGATCAATCAGATTGCTCTTGCTAAGAAAGCGACGCACGAACAACTTGCCGCGATGCGAGCCGAAAGCAGCCAACAGAAATGGAGCCTTGGTATGCCGAACGTGACCTCGGCCAAGGTCGACGGCTCCAACTTCCTGGCATTCGGCACAATGGGCGAGGAAACGCTCAAACAGTACGTCACAGAAGCGGATAAGTCGGCCGACAAAGTCCGTACCATCTTGAAGATCCCCGCAGGCCAGCCGCTCGTTAAGGGCAAAATGACGCTTTACTTCTTCAACAAGCGTTACGACTATGCCGAGTTCGGCAACATGACCGAGCGACGTGATCTACCGGCCAACTGGAAGGGACATTACCGATACGATGTCACGGATGCCTACGGCTCGATTCAAGTTCCATCGGAAGATGAATACGAGTTGGATGTCTTGCTGGGACAGTTGATCGCCTCGAGCCATATCGCCGCGCTGGGTAATGGAAGTGTCCCGGAATGGTTCGCTGACGGTGTTGGCCGTGTGGTTGCTTCTCGAATGAGTAAGAAAGACCCTCGCGTTGTCGAATGGGACAACCAAATCGAATCGGCATTGGCAACAATGAACAAGCCGGACGATTTCGTGATGAATCGCTTGTCGCCAGATCAAACATCCGTCGTCAGCTATGCGTTCCTGAAAGCGATCATGGGTCGTGGCAACTCGTTTGATGCCATGATGAACTCGCTTCGCCAGGGAACCGAGTTTGATGAAGCTTTCCAGTCGGCGTTCAATATGACGCCATCCCAGTTGGCTCAGGCCTGGGCAGCATCAGGCCGACGATAA
- a CDS encoding tetratricopeptide repeat protein, with protein sequence MRTLSIMVGLALFVAASSAEAQGLGQYQYKSRGNISVGRGGYSDVTAPKWNSGGRHGNHHHHQHGGGYGYGYPYYGSYWGGTSLAIGFGIPPAYGYGYGYTYGNPYGYGYSSLYPYGTYYRPSDQYIEYYLPPTEPAELNYGPQAMKQFMGLPRDFAIEPQRNQAFESLVTPLPSPLQVDAAKPITIEQPSEQAVERAEHFIQAGDNLFQQQRYQEALGRYKDAVAAAPGYAEAHLRKGLAYLATNRPDEAIESIELAVQQNPEVANTSLTLDALLGNNGLAKTSIIEANARRAVADPQNPEYLFCVGILLYFDGDKDQAQRCFVAALQAGGDSDYIDAFAKQIPSATTNPVGFDL encoded by the coding sequence GTGCGTACCCTATCGATCATGGTTGGTCTGGCACTCTTTGTGGCAGCAAGCAGCGCCGAGGCTCAAGGATTAGGGCAATATCAGTACAAAAGCCGCGGGAACATCTCGGTAGGTCGAGGAGGTTACTCCGACGTGACGGCGCCGAAGTGGAACTCTGGGGGGCGTCACGGAAATCATCATCACCATCAACATGGTGGCGGTTACGGATACGGCTATCCCTATTACGGCAGCTACTGGGGGGGCACAAGTCTAGCCATTGGATTTGGAATTCCGCCAGCGTATGGCTACGGATATGGATATACGTATGGGAATCCTTACGGCTACGGTTATTCGAGCCTCTATCCGTATGGCACCTATTACCGCCCCAGCGATCAGTACATTGAGTACTACTTGCCGCCGACCGAACCGGCCGAGCTGAACTATGGTCCCCAGGCCATGAAGCAGTTTATGGGCTTGCCACGCGACTTTGCCATCGAGCCGCAGCGCAATCAGGCGTTTGAATCTCTCGTGACGCCGCTACCTAGCCCATTGCAAGTCGACGCGGCCAAGCCGATAACAATCGAGCAACCTAGCGAACAAGCTGTCGAGAGAGCGGAGCATTTCATCCAAGCGGGAGATAACCTGTTTCAACAGCAGCGTTATCAGGAGGCCTTGGGGCGATACAAAGATGCGGTCGCGGCTGCCCCTGGATATGCTGAGGCCCATCTTCGAAAGGGGCTCGCTTATCTTGCTACGAATCGTCCTGACGAAGCGATCGAATCGATCGAGCTTGCTGTGCAGCAAAACCCAGAAGTCGCTAATACCAGCCTGACGTTGGATGCTTTGTTGGGGAACAACGGGCTTGCGAAAACATCGATCATCGAGGCGAACGCCCGGCGTGCCGTGGCCGATCCCCAAAATCCAGAGTACCTCTTCTGTGTCGGTATCTTGTTGTACTTCGACGGGGACAAGGACCAGGCGCAGCGATGCTTTGTCGCGGCGCTGCAAGCTGGTGGCGATTCTGACTACATTGATGCGTTCGCGAAGCAGATTCCGTCAGCGACAACCAATCCCGTGGGATTCGATCTGTAG
- a CDS encoding peptidase M42 has translation MTKSDLDDFLDILKQLVRHPSVVGSEHAFFRYLQRELEETHAKVTLYEGLLVASGTRPDHMHISAHVDRHGLICTGPNEFQYAAFVARNRGDLLGDSVSEQTFQTIAERFHERFVQAYVPWSGTYLGKGTIKRSYLCERRGNLVFEVEGLDHVLPGTPVAYQDRLAVSYGRVSAQLDNVLTTAMLIYLFRHGFQGTVLFTAQEEAGRSWRFLLEWFRRCGIETQDLLVLDTSPFPDIATADAQQVVLRKRDANAIFNPKMVQRLETACQKYGIRYLFKDEYIAKQNETRVAEGKTPSSLGSTELGRVVLASEGAIQGATLQVPTTGYHTPEESAALSSIEAMLDVLCEVALDD, from the coding sequence GTGACCAAATCTGACCTCGACGATTTCCTGGATATCCTCAAACAGCTGGTTCGCCATCCGTCGGTAGTCGGATCGGAGCATGCGTTCTTCCGTTACCTCCAGCGGGAACTTGAGGAAACGCACGCCAAAGTAACGCTTTACGAAGGCTTGCTCGTGGCTAGCGGCACTCGTCCTGATCATATGCATATCTCGGCCCACGTTGACCGACATGGCCTGATTTGTACTGGGCCCAACGAATTTCAATACGCCGCGTTCGTTGCCAGAAACCGCGGTGACCTTTTAGGGGATTCGGTCTCGGAACAAACCTTTCAAACAATTGCCGAACGATTTCATGAACGGTTTGTTCAAGCCTACGTTCCGTGGAGCGGTACCTACTTGGGCAAAGGGACCATCAAAAGATCGTACCTCTGCGAACGCCGGGGAAACCTCGTGTTTGAAGTCGAAGGCCTCGATCACGTGTTGCCAGGCACCCCGGTCGCCTACCAAGATCGCCTGGCGGTGAGCTACGGACGCGTCTCCGCCCAACTCGACAACGTTCTGACAACGGCGATGTTGATTTATTTGTTTCGGCATGGGTTCCAAGGAACGGTATTGTTCACTGCCCAGGAAGAAGCAGGCCGAAGCTGGCGGTTCTTGTTGGAATGGTTCCGTCGCTGCGGGATTGAGACCCAAGACTTACTAGTGCTCGATACCAGTCCGTTTCCCGATATCGCTACGGCAGATGCTCAGCAGGTCGTATTACGAAAACGAGATGCGAATGCGATCTTCAATCCGAAGATGGTGCAACGCCTTGAAACGGCCTGTCAAAAGTACGGCATTCGCTATTTGTTCAAAGACGAGTACATCGCCAAGCAAAATGAGACACGCGTCGCCGAAGGCAAAACACCTTCGTCCTTGGGAAGTACCGAACTGGGCCGTGTTGTCTTAGCGTCCGAGGGTGCTATCCAAGGAGCAACCCTTCAGGTTCCCACCACTGGTTACCATACTCCAGAAGAGTCGGCGGCCCTTTCGTCGATCGAGGCCATGCTCGACGTTCTGTGCGAAGTGGCACTGGACGACTAA
- a CDS encoding serine/threonine-protein kinase: MTELKKNSGDAAPELDLAGRTVGDYRILRRLGRGAMAEVFLAEQQSLKRNVAVKILLPELAKDDAYVRRFHREAQAAAALTHANIVQIYEVGNADGIHFIAQEYVPGQNLKQLLSKQGTLEVKLVGAILRQVSAALYKAAEQGIVHRDIKPENILITATGEVKVADFGLARVIAPGADGMNLTQVGITMGTPLYMSPEQAEGKNLDQRSDIYSLGVTCYQLLSGRPPFEGDNPLTVAVKHLNTEPERLEKVRGGVPPALSRVIHKMLAKKPDDRFQNASELLRELREVQKSMGTDAFGSDPSDWSIAELASLSEIRSGGLEELSNVMKTSALTVYRKPSWGKRLIAIGGVVLVCMIVGGTLALASREPNLLDVPPEQQEQLLAKLGTTAREQFDFAMFKNKNLGQDQRPEFFASVYRNFPLEASEENRVWGLKAMKQEAVLLLNQDRYRDALHVFQRMAEQEPIYVEAKAFGYAGKAICLEYLNEIPDAERAAADASQPQYLEALEDADPEFAAVFKEIRTRLLFGQT, encoded by the coding sequence ATGACGGAACTGAAGAAAAATAGCGGTGACGCCGCGCCGGAGCTTGACCTGGCTGGTCGCACGGTGGGGGACTATCGCATTTTGCGGCGTTTGGGCCGGGGGGCGATGGCCGAGGTCTTTCTGGCCGAACAGCAAAGTCTGAAGCGGAACGTCGCGGTTAAAATTTTGTTGCCGGAACTGGCTAAAGACGACGCATACGTCCGACGATTTCACCGAGAAGCCCAAGCTGCTGCCGCGCTGACGCATGCAAACATCGTTCAGATTTATGAAGTGGGCAACGCTGACGGGATCCACTTCATTGCTCAAGAATACGTTCCAGGGCAAAACCTGAAGCAGTTGCTCAGCAAGCAAGGGACGTTGGAAGTAAAACTGGTCGGGGCGATCTTACGCCAAGTGTCTGCCGCACTTTACAAAGCGGCCGAGCAGGGGATCGTTCATCGCGACATCAAGCCAGAGAACATTCTGATCACCGCCACCGGTGAAGTAAAAGTGGCCGACTTCGGCTTGGCCCGAGTGATTGCTCCGGGGGCTGATGGGATGAATCTGACTCAGGTCGGCATCACCATGGGCACGCCACTTTACATGAGCCCTGAGCAGGCGGAAGGAAAGAATCTGGACCAGCGTAGCGATATCTATTCGCTCGGCGTGACATGTTATCAGCTTCTGTCGGGACGTCCTCCATTTGAAGGAGACAATCCCTTGACGGTGGCGGTAAAGCATTTAAACACCGAGCCAGAGCGATTGGAAAAAGTCCGTGGCGGTGTACCGCCGGCTCTTTCGCGTGTCATCCACAAAATGCTCGCCAAGAAGCCAGACGATCGGTTTCAAAACGCATCGGAGCTGCTTCGCGAACTTCGCGAAGTACAGAAGTCGATGGGGACCGACGCGTTTGGTAGCGATCCATCCGACTGGTCGATCGCCGAACTGGCTTCTCTCTCCGAAATTCGTAGCGGTGGATTGGAAGAACTTTCCAATGTCATGAAAACGTCAGCGTTGACTGTCTATCGCAAGCCATCCTGGGGAAAACGTTTGATCGCGATCGGCGGTGTAGTATTGGTTTGCATGATTGTGGGGGGAACGTTGGCTCTTGCATCAAGAGAGCCCAACCTGCTGGATGTCCCTCCGGAGCAGCAAGAGCAGCTTCTGGCAAAGCTCGGAACGACAGCCCGCGAGCAGTTCGACTTCGCCATGTTCAAGAACAAAAATCTTGGGCAGGATCAGCGACCAGAGTTCTTTGCCAGCGTTTATCGCAACTTTCCGCTGGAAGCGAGCGAAGAGAATCGTGTCTGGGGCTTGAAGGCTATGAAGCAAGAAGCAGTCTTGCTGTTAAACCAAGACCGATACCGCGATGCTCTTCACGTTTTCCAACGCATGGCAGAGCAAGAGCCGATTTACGTCGAAGCAAAGGCCTTCGGTTATGCCGGCAAAGCCATCTGCTTAGAGTACCTCAATGAAATTCCTGATGCGGAACGAGCAGCTGCCGATGCTTCGCAGCCGCAATATCTGGAAGCTCTCGAAGATGCCGACCCTGAATTCGCGGCCGTCTTCAAGGAAATCCGTACGCGGCTTTTGTTCGGGCAAACTTAG
- a CDS encoding PHB depolymerase family esterase: MTTTPLKTLAPGRHRLTIDVEDREREFWVYIPTQSAEPAEGWPVVFVFHGGLSNAPTMVRFCEMHEYADTDGFVTVFPNGTGRLPTMKTWNAGMCCGYAQREDVNDIFFVEQLLADIPQRLNVDRTRVYATGMSNGGMMSYLIGDKLADRFAAIAPVGGTMGNETCNPSRPVPLLHMHGTDDQFVRWEGGVGSRSKSKLNFHPVDHAMENWIAANHAETTPTIEKLPVTVDDGTSVERFSYAAKNENSAEVILLKIHGGGHTWPGKESRLELLGATTHNLDANDEIWKFFQRHRLPT; encoded by the coding sequence ATGACGACGACTCCACTTAAGACTCTTGCACCGGGGCGCCACCGATTAACGATCGACGTGGAAGATCGTGAACGCGAATTCTGGGTTTACATTCCCACACAATCCGCAGAGCCTGCGGAGGGATGGCCGGTCGTTTTTGTTTTTCATGGTGGCTTGTCGAATGCCCCGACGATGGTTCGATTCTGCGAGATGCATGAGTATGCCGACACCGATGGCTTCGTGACCGTCTTCCCGAACGGTACCGGGCGCCTACCCACCATGAAGACGTGGAACGCCGGGATGTGCTGTGGGTATGCTCAACGGGAAGACGTGAACGACATCTTCTTTGTCGAGCAGTTGTTGGCCGATATTCCTCAGCGGCTGAATGTCGATCGGACGCGGGTTTATGCTACAGGGATGTCCAACGGGGGCATGATGTCTTACTTGATCGGTGACAAACTAGCAGACCGTTTTGCCGCGATTGCTCCTGTCGGCGGCACGATGGGAAACGAAACATGTAATCCAAGTCGACCGGTTCCGCTGCTGCATATGCACGGGACCGATGATCAGTTTGTTCGCTGGGAAGGAGGTGTTGGATCTCGCAGCAAATCAAAGCTGAACTTCCATCCCGTCGATCACGCAATGGAAAATTGGATTGCCGCAAACCATGCCGAAACAACGCCGACGATCGAGAAATTGCCTGTCACAGTGGACGATGGAACATCGGTTGAACGATTCAGCTATGCGGCCAAAAACGAAAACTCTGCGGAAGTGATTCTGCTGAAGATCCACGGCGGTGGACATACATGGCCGGGGAAGGAAAGTCGCCTCGAACTCTTGGGAGCGACTACGCACAATCTCGATGCGAATGACGAGATTTGGAAGTTCTTTCAGCGGCACCGCTTGCCGACGTAG
- a CDS encoding CNNM domain-containing protein has protein sequence MGTIAFLFVLGVFLSAFFSGSETGFYRVTRVRLVLDGLGGDWLSRFLLFLTNHPALFVATTLIGNNLANYMVSLSIVLFTQATFPGNSTAEMALPLVMAPFLFVYGELLPKYFFYRAPNFLLRRTSWLFFLFTVLFAPCSALLWVLGRALQQLLGESPETVRLALARTELEDFLEEGGEFGILNKAQRRVAQGVFGVANRRVTSIATPLSRVWTAKIGSKVNNIIRVAKRRQLSVIPIVEMQGKRTIPIGYVRICDLCMGDGEEIENYHPLPEVKASDSCISAITQLHSTGELMAKVVSRNGVPVGIVTMQQLQRAILDAKKQPA, from the coding sequence ATGGGCACGATCGCATTTCTATTTGTGTTGGGTGTTTTTCTCAGCGCGTTTTTCAGCGGATCCGAGACTGGGTTCTATCGCGTCACGCGAGTGCGTTTAGTGCTGGATGGATTAGGGGGAGACTGGCTTTCTCGTTTCCTGCTTTTCCTGACCAATCATCCGGCGTTGTTTGTTGCGACGACGCTTATCGGAAACAACCTGGCGAACTATATGGTTTCGCTTTCGATCGTTCTTTTCACTCAGGCTACATTCCCTGGAAACTCGACCGCCGAAATGGCGTTGCCGCTGGTGATGGCTCCCTTTCTGTTTGTTTACGGCGAGTTGTTGCCAAAGTATTTCTTTTATCGTGCCCCTAACTTTTTACTGCGTCGTACGAGTTGGCTGTTCTTTCTTTTCACCGTATTGTTTGCTCCTTGTTCGGCACTCTTATGGGTGTTGGGGCGAGCATTGCAGCAGCTTCTCGGTGAATCTCCAGAAACGGTTCGCTTGGCATTGGCTCGTACAGAATTGGAAGACTTTCTGGAAGAAGGGGGCGAGTTTGGCATTTTGAACAAGGCTCAGCGGCGTGTCGCCCAGGGCGTGTTCGGAGTAGCCAATCGTCGGGTGACTTCCATAGCGACGCCCCTTTCCCGTGTGTGGACGGCCAAGATCGGCTCGAAGGTCAACAACATCATCCGCGTTGCCAAGCGTCGGCAATTGTCGGTGATTCCCATTGTCGAAATGCAAGGCAAACGTACCATTCCTATCGGCTACGTCCGCATCTGCGACTTATGCATGGGCGATGGGGAAGAGATCGAAAACTATCATCCATTGCCGGAAGTGAAGGCCAGCGACAGCTGTATTTCGGCGATCACCCAACTGCATAGCACCGGTGAGCTGATGGCAAAGGTGGTTAGCCGAAATGGCGTGCCGGTCGGTATCGTCACCATGCAGCAGCTTCAACGGGCCATCCTCGACGCCAAGAAACAACCCGCTTAG
- a CDS encoding CNNM domain-containing protein: MDVIVAIAPWLVAMLLLVACSGMFSASEAAFFYLKLEDRKRFRKGTTSQRAAAALLGDPDRLLSAILFWNLMINVAYFAVAAVVGSRLVNLAGATYATVFSSLSLLIIIFFSEMLPKSLAVLRAPALAALLAVPIAFAVRMVDPIRPVMRAVSTLSQRLIWPRFEEEPYMQVSDLERAIQMSMESSTVLEQEEMALRGIVGLSDSLAQEMMRPRMRFKMFQPPVSLKDLDSEMTPSGYLLISDEQEDDVVSAINLIDATELPQDNLEAVAQEVLVFPWCAKASDVFQQMLSTENEVAAVVNELGETIGIITLRDMMETIFSYSHGRSERILQRKTFEEREDGTYHVSGMTSVRRLAKHFDLELPETRHATINGILQEELERIPEVEDVVEWGPFHFEVIEQHSEGHILVRLTLRQEEV, encoded by the coding sequence TTGGACGTCATTGTGGCCATTGCACCGTGGTTGGTGGCAATGCTGCTGTTGGTCGCCTGCTCAGGGATGTTTTCCGCATCGGAAGCGGCATTCTTCTATTTGAAACTGGAAGATCGCAAACGCTTTCGAAAAGGGACGACGTCTCAGCGTGCTGCCGCGGCACTTCTGGGTGATCCTGACCGGCTGTTGTCTGCGATCCTATTCTGGAACTTGATGATCAACGTGGCCTACTTTGCCGTTGCGGCGGTTGTCGGTTCGCGACTTGTAAATCTTGCTGGCGCGACGTACGCGACTGTCTTTTCAAGCTTGTCACTGCTAATCATCATCTTCTTCAGCGAGATGTTACCGAAGAGTCTGGCGGTACTGCGCGCTCCAGCATTGGCGGCGTTGTTGGCGGTTCCGATTGCATTTGCAGTTCGCATGGTTGATCCAATTCGCCCGGTGATGCGTGCCGTCAGTACGCTTTCTCAGCGACTCATCTGGCCTCGGTTTGAAGAAGAACCGTACATGCAAGTCTCGGACTTGGAACGCGCTATCCAGATGTCGATGGAAAGCAGCACGGTTCTCGAGCAGGAAGAGATGGCCCTTCGCGGGATCGTGGGGCTCTCTGATTCGCTTGCTCAGGAAATGATGCGACCGCGCATGCGTTTCAAAATGTTTCAGCCGCCGGTGTCGCTGAAGGATCTCGATAGCGAGATGACGCCGAGTGGTTACCTGTTGATTTCGGACGAGCAGGAAGACGATGTTGTTAGCGCCATCAACTTGATCGATGCGACTGAGCTTCCGCAGGACAACTTGGAAGCGGTCGCTCAGGAAGTGCTCGTTTTTCCATGGTGCGCGAAGGCGTCTGATGTTTTCCAGCAGATGCTTTCTACAGAAAACGAAGTCGCCGCGGTCGTTAACGAACTAGGAGAGACGATCGGCATCATTACGCTCCGTGACATGATGGAAACGATCTTCTCGTACTCGCATGGTCGTAGCGAACGCATCTTGCAGCGCAAGACGTTTGAAGAGCGGGAAGATGGAACCTATCACGTTTCTGGCATGACGAGTGTCCGCCGGTTGGCAAAGCACTTTGATTTGGAATTACCAGAAACGCGTCACGCGACGATCAACGGCATTCTGCAGGAAGAACTGGAACGCATTCCCGAAGTAGAAGATGTCGTCGAGTGGGGGCCGTTTCACTTCGAGGTGATCGAGCAACACTCCGAAGGGCATATCCTCGTTCGATTGACATTGCGTCAGGAGGAAGTCTGA